The Armatimonadota bacterium nucleotide sequence GATATCCCGCCTGGGCGAGCAGCTCCTTCGCCCGCGCAGGGTTATACGAGGGTCCTGGGTAGTCCTGAAGGGCTGCAGGACTGAACGGGTGCGCAATCTGATTCCACGGGCGCCAGTTCCCGCGGCCGAGCGCCCGGGCGATGGCATCCCGATCCACCGCGTACGCGAGTGCCTCCCGAACCCGGCGATCGGCAAACGGCGAATCCGAGTTCACACTGTCCGGGATGATCATGAGGATCCCCGCACCCGGAGGCCCCGTGATGAGCCGGAACCTCCCGGTATCCCGGAGCTCCGCGATGATGGCGGGATCCCCGAAGCCCGCGATGTCCAGCTGATGGGCCAACAGGGCCGCCTTCCGGGTTTGCTCATCCTGGATGAACCGCATCTCCAGGCGATCCAAATAGGGCTTTCCGCGATCCCAGTACTGGGCAAACCGCACGTAGTCCGCGTACGAGCTCGGATCGTACCGCACGATCCGGAAGGGCCCCGTGCCCACCGGCTGCCACTGGGCCCGCTCCTGTCCCAGCCGCTGGATGGTGGCAGGAGAAGCGATGAGGGCCGCGGATCCTCCCAGAGCAAGGAACACCCCGTTGTCCCACTTCTCCAGGTTCACCCGCACCGTGTACCGGTCCAGCACGTCCACGGACTTGATGTAGGCCGGCAGCCGCCGGACCTTGATGCTCTCCTCCAGGCTGAACTTCACCGCCTCCCCGGTCAGCTCCGTGCCGTCGTGGAACTTGACCCCCCGGCGAAGCCGCAGGACGATGGCCTTCCGGTCCGGGGCCACCTCCCACCGCTCCGCGAGTCTGGGGGAGACCCGCCCGTACGCATCGACCCACACCAGGGTCTCGTACACGGGCATGGCGGCGATGATGCCGAACACGGGCATGATCCACGGGACCCCGAAGGGGCCTCCGGGAGGTTCGTCCGCCACCCGCAGGACCCCTCCCCGTTGGGGCTGCTCCGCAGGACCCGCCAGGCCTACCCCGATCCCTCGGGCGGCCAAGACAACCGCCAGGATCACGCCCAAAGCCAGTCCTCCCATCCTCCGCATCCTAGCTCACCTCCCGTTTCATAACGTTACACCCGATCACATGCGCCTCGCGGGGATTCGGCGGGTAACGGTCTGCCAGACGAAGGTGGGACAGACGGTGGATACTCCCGCGTTCCGCGCTCCCGCCACGATCAACGTAATCGCCTCCGGGGCATGCGCGAACCGCACGAACGCCTCGTCCGGAAGGTCTGGATCCAGCCCCCCTGCCTTCGCAAGGCGCCGCAACTCCCCCGCCCGACGCCCGAAGTGCTCCCACAGGAACGCCCGCACTCGATGCTTGCTCCACCCCGCCTCCGCGATGAGCTGCGCGTGCTCCGGCCCCATCACCACGATGGACCCGTGGCCTCGGGGGGAGGGGAAATATCCTCCTCCGTATGACATGGAGTCCGCGATGTTGAGGAGGATGTGTTCCGGCTGCTTGGAGTCCCGCTGTTCCACGGGCATGGTCCCCCTCGCCCAGGCCACGGTCACCGTGCTCTCGTCCTCCCGAAATCCCCGCTCCACGTGCAACGGTTCCCAGGGGCTCTCCTCCTCGTTCTCCGCGATGCAGAAGCTGTACTTGGCCGGGGTCCCCTGGGTGCTCTGATCGAAGGTGTGGGGCCGGATCCCGAAGGCGTTCATGACCACCAGCCGCAGGGCCCGGCCCACGGTGGCGTTCGCCCGGTCTCCGGGACTGAACACGTTGTCCGTGCCGTTAAAGCCCAGCTCCTGGCGCACGGGACCGTTGATCACCACCAGCACCGCCTGGCCGGTGGTGCTCTGGAACAACCCGCGGCTCACCGGCAGGTCCCGAACAGCCTCCAGCATGGCCAGGACCACGGGGAAGTGCTCCGGCCGACACCCCGCCATGACCGCGTTCGCGGCCGCAAGGCGCACGGTGCACTTCCGCCCCAGGTGCTCCTGCGCGAAGATCACCTCCTCTGGGTCCCGGTCCACCTGCGCGAGGAACTCCTCCACGAACTCCTCCGCGGGAGGCACCACCGGCAACCCGTCCGTCCACCCCTGCTCGTAACAGTACTCGATGGCCGCCCGGGCCTCCCGCACCGCCTCCCGGGTCGGTTCCGTCCGCACTCCTTGACTCATCCTGCCACCTCCTCCTGCAGCAGCCGCACCACTTCCGGAAGGGCCTGCTCCGCCCGGACTCTCAACTCCTCCGGGGAGAGACTGCTGATGGGGTGCGGAATGGCCACATACGGATACCCTTCCAATCCCTGGGTCCGAGCCATGGCGTCCGCGGTGCGGCGGAAGGCATCCGTGATCACCGCGGCAGCCGGAATCCCCCGTTCCTCGAACAGGATGCCGTCGGCCACACTGGCCGCGCTGCAGGACCCTCAGTCCCCGACCCCGGGGATCACGAAATCACACTGCGTCCCGAGCTCCTCCACCAGTTCCGGAGGAACGGGGACCGCGAAGTGCGGCTTGCGCCGCAGCACCACCTCCCGCACCCCGTACCTCTCCCGGAGGAGATCCCCCAGGGCCCTGAGGAAGACATCCGCGTTCCGCTTGCCGTTGTCCACGAGCCCCACCCGGGCCCCCCGCAGGGACCGACCGCCCCTTGGGGCCATGCGCCGCCTGATCTCCTGCACCCCTCCTGTGGGATCCACCAGCACCGCCATTCCCCTCACCTCCCTCCGTTGGAATGATGTGCGATGGCCTCCGAGGGAGACTGCCGGAGAAGGAGGATCCGCCGCGGGTCCAGCCGGAGGTAGACCGCCTCCCCGATCCGCCAAACCGGCGGACCGTAGGCCATCAGGGTCCCCCTTCCCTCGGCCAGGGCGATCCGGTACCGCATCACCGTCCCCTCGAACAGGGCGGAGAGGACCCTCCCTCCCACCACGTTCACGTCCCCCGTGGGTTCCGGCTCCATCACCACGTGCTCGGGCCGGATTCCCACCCACACCCGCTCGCCCCGCGGCACATCGCCTTCCTCCAACCGCACCTGCAGCCGCCCCCAGTCCGTCTCCACCACGGCCACTTGCCCGTTCATCGCCACCAGGCGCCCGGTGAACAGGTTCGTGGTCCCCACGAACTCCGCCACGAACCGGGTCCGGGGCCGCTCGTACAGTTGCTGGGGGGTCCCGACTTCCTCCACCCGTCCCTCCCGCATTACCGCCACCACGTCTGACAGGGACAGCGCCTCCACCTGGTCGTGCGTCACGTAGACCGTGGTAATGCCCAGCTTCCGCTGCAATCCCCGCAGTTCCTCCCGAACCTGCTCCCGCACCTTCGCATCCAGGTTGCTGAGGGGCTCATCCAGGAGCAGAACCTGAGGCTCGTACACCAGGGCCCGGGCCAGGGCCACCCGCTGCTGTTGGCCTCCGCTCAGCAACGGCGCGGGCCGGTCCCCCAACCCTCCCAGTCCCACCAGCTCCAGCGCCGCCTCCACCCGCCTCCGGATCTCCCCGGGGGGCAGGCGCCGCACCCTCAAGGGATACGCCACGTTCTCGAACACCGTCAGGTGCGGCCAGATGGCATAGGACTGGAAGACCATCCCGATGTTCCGGCGCTCCGGAGGGAGATAGATCCCCTGCGCCCGGCTGAAAACCACCTGCTCCCCGAACCGGATCTCCCCGTCATCGGGCCGCTCCAACCCGGCGATGCACCGCAGCACCGTGGTCTTCCCGCACCCGCTGGGGCCCAGCAGGGTCAGGATCTTCCCCTCCGGGGCCTCCAGGGTCACCCCGTCCACGGCCCGGACCCGCTGGCCCTGGAAGGTGAACACCTTCCGGAGGGAGATCAACCGGATGGAGGCCACGACCGATCACCTAAATCTAGCATACCTTGTGCTCTCACGGATCTAGAGCGCGGCGGCCGGCCCGCGCATCCACCGGCGTGCCGCGGCGACCACGACCACACACAGGGCGCTCACGAGCACGCCCAGGGCCGCCATGTCCCCGACCTGCCCGTCCTCCCACAGGTGGAACAGCAGGGGACCCACGGGCTCCGAGCGGGGAGTATACAGGAGGACGGAGGTGCTGAACTCCTGGATGTAGATGGTAAAGAGGATGGCCCAACCCGCGAGGAACCCGGGCCGAACGAGCGGCAGGAGGACCTTCCGGAACGTGCTCCCAAACCCCGCCCCGCAAACCCTCGAGGATTCCTCCAGCTCCCGGTGCACCTGCACCATGGTGGAGGTCATGGCCCTCAGGCCGTAGGGCAGAAACCGCGTGACGTAGCTGATGAGGAGGATCCATAGGGTCCCGTAGATGGGCAGGGGGAGCTGCGCGTAGGCCCAAAGCAGCCCCACCGCGAGGGCCGTCCCGGGAAAGGCCCAGGGCACGAAGGATAGCCCCTCCAGGATCCCGCTGAACCGAGTCCTCCGATGAACGGTGAAGTACGCCACCAGGGAGGCGAGGAGCATGGCCACGGTGGCCCCGCCCAGTGCCAGGGTGAGGCTCACCTGGAGGGCCCGCCCCACCCGACCACTCTGGAGAAGGAACTCGTAGTGCCGGAGCGTGAGCTGGCTCAGCATCTCCCGGCTCGGCACCTGGTAGTAGGGCGTCAAGGAGACGTACACGAGCACCGCCAGGGGGACGATCACGAGCAGCCCGAGGATCCCCAGCGCCACCCCGGAGGCCAGATACCGCCACCGACCCAGGTTGATCACCCGGGGTCGGTATCCCCGTCCCGTGATGGTGGCGTAGCGCTCCGAAAGTGCGGTCAGCCTCCGGTAGATCCCCACCAGGGTGAGGGTGATGGCCAGCTGGCCCACCGCATACGTGGCCGCGAGGTTGTGGTTGGGAGGGAGGGTCGCCAGGGCCTCCCGGAAGATCCTCGTGCTCAGGACCTCGATCCCCACGGGCATCCCCAGGACCACGGGGATATCGAGGCTCTCGATGGCCCGGGCGAAGTTCAGGGTGGCCGTGCCGATGACCGCGGGCGCCATGACGGGGATGGTCACCCGCCGGGTCACATCCAGCACGCCGGACCCCGCCATCCGTCCGGCCTCCTCCAGGGCCGGGTCCATGGCCCGCAGGGCCGCGGAGAGGATGAGGAAGGCGAGGGGCGTGAGCACCAACCCCTCCACGAACATCATCCCGCCCAGGGAGTACCCGTTCAGGACGGGAAGTCCGAGAGGCTGCAACACCCCTCGATTGAGCAGCCCGATGCGGGGGCTCAGCACCAGGCTCCACGAGGTGGCCACGAGGAACCGGGGGATCACGTTGGGCGCCAGACCGATGAGCTCAAACAGGCCCCTGCC carries:
- a CDS encoding ABC transporter ATP-binding protein gives rise to the protein MASIRLISLRKVFTFQGQRVRAVDGVTLEAPEGKILTLLGPSGCGKTTVLRCIAGLERPDDGEIRFGEQVVFSRAQGIYLPPERRNIGMVFQSYAIWPHLTVFENVAYPLRVRRLPPGEIRRRVEAALELVGLGGLGDRPAPLLSGGQQQRVALARALVYEPQVLLLDEPLSNLDAKVREQVREELRGLQRKLGITTVYVTHDQVEALSLSDVVAVMREGRVEEVGTPQQLYERPRTRFVAEFVGTTNLFTGRLVAMNGQVAVVETDWGRLQVRLEEGDVPRGERVWVGIRPEHVVMEPEPTGDVNVVGGRVLSALFEGTVMRYRIALAEGRGTLMAYGPPVWRIGEAVYLRLDPRRILLLRQSPSEAIAHHSNGGR
- a CDS encoding ABC transporter substrate-binding protein; translated protein: MRRMGGLALGVILAVVLAARGIGVGLAGPAEQPQRGGVLRVADEPPGGPFGVPWIMPVFGIIAAMPVYETLVWVDAYGRVSPRLAERWEVAPDRKAIVLRLRRGVKFHDGTELTGEAVKFSLEESIKVRRLPAYIKSVDVLDRYTVRVNLEKWDNGVFLALGGSAALIASPATIQRLGQERAQWQPVGTGPFRIVRYDPSSYADYVRFAQYWDRGKPYLDRLEMRFIQDEQTRKAALLAHQLDIAGFGDPAIIAELRDTGRFRLITGPPGAGILMIIPDSVNSDSPFADRRVREALAYAVDRDAIARALGRGNWRPWNQIAHPFSPAALQDYPGPSYNPARAKELLAQAGY
- a CDS encoding iron ABC transporter permease, with protein sequence MNGRVLAGPRPWLSVETGTWVAVATGLLVGFLALYPTVMLFYGSVSDAPLGLPGRWTTAHYREAYTDPRTYRILVNSLLFAAGATAFSMLLATVLAWITVRTDAPGRGLFELIGLAPNVIPRFLVATSWSLVLSPRIGLLNRGVLQPLGLPVLNGYSLGGMMFVEGLVLTPLAFLILSAALRAMDPALEEAGRMAGSGVLDVTRRVTIPVMAPAVIGTATLNFARAIESLDIPVVLGMPVGIEVLSTRIFREALATLPPNHNLAATYAVGQLAITLTLVGIYRRLTALSERYATITGRGYRPRVINLGRWRYLASGVALGILGLLVIVPLAVLVYVSLTPYYQVPSREMLSQLTLRHYEFLLQSGRVGRALQVSLTLALGGATVAMLLASLVAYFTVHRRTRFSGILEGLSFVPWAFPGTALAVGLLWAYAQLPLPIYGTLWILLISYVTRFLPYGLRAMTSTMVQVHRELEESSRVCGAGFGSTFRKVLLPLVRPGFLAGWAILFTIYIQEFSTSVLLYTPRSEPVGPLLFHLWEDGQVGDMAALGVLVSALCVVVVAAARRWMRGPAAAL